In Raphanus sativus cultivar WK10039 chromosome 5, ASM80110v3, whole genome shotgun sequence, the following proteins share a genomic window:
- the LOC108860330 gene encoding WAT1-related protein At1g01070-like has product MGEETQGMKVMGEWSPVIVMVITNIAMGSVNALVKKALDVGVNHMVIGAYRMAISAFILAPFAYILDRKTRPKLTFRLFIDHFFSGLLGASLMQFFFLLGLSYTSATVSCALVSMLPAVTFALALIFRTENVKNLKTKGGMLKVLGTLICISGALFLTFYKGPQISNPHYQSDALHHNNKDQDKAKNWLFGCLYLTIGTMLMSLWMLFQGTLSIKYPCKYSSTCLMSIFAAFQCALLSLYNGRDVKDWVIDDRFVIIVVIYAGVVGQAMSTVATIWGIKKLGAVFASTFTPISLISATLFDFLILHTPLYLGSVIGSVVAVMGLYVFLWGKNNETDTSTTLPPQMDNEQNTNISNNSSNV; this is encoded by the exons atGGGTGAAGAGACGCAAGGCATGAAAGTAATGGGGGAATGGTCACCGGTTATAGTAATGGTGATAACTAACATAGCGATGGGTTCAGTGAATGCACTTGTGAAGAAAGCTCTTGATGTTGGTGTGAACCATATGGTCATTGGTGCTTATCGAATGGCTATTTCCGCTTTCATTCTAGCTCCATTCGCCTATATCTTGGACAG GAAAACAAGACCGAAGCTAACGTTTAGGCTATTCATTGACCATTTCTTCAGTGGTCTACTCGG GGCAAGTTTGatgcaatttttctttttgcttggTCTGTCGTATACATCAGCAACTGTTTCGTGTGCTTTGGTAAGCATGTTGCCTGCAGTCACCTTCGCTTTGGCCCTTATTTTCAG GACTGAAAACGTAAAGAATCTAAAGACCAAAGGAGGAATGTTGAAGGTGCTGGGAACTCTAATATGCATAAGTGGAGCTTTGTTCTTAACATTCTACAAAGGCCCTCAAATATCAAACCCTCACTATCAGTCAGACGCTCTTCACCACAACAACAAAGATCAAGACAAAGCCAAGAACTGGCTTTTTGGATGTCTTTACTTAACTATAGGAACCATGTTGATGTCTCTCTGGATGTTGTTTCAAGGCACTTTAAGCATCAAGTACCCTTGCAAATACTCGAGCACCTGTCTCATGTCGATTTTTGCGGCGTTCCAATGTGCTCTATTGAGCCTTTACAACGGCAGAGACGTAAAAGATTGGGTTATCGATGATAGATTCGTGATTATTGTCGTCATATACGCT GGAGTGGTAGGGCAAGCCATGTCGACGGTAGCGACAATATGGGGAATAAAGAAATTGGGAGCTGTTTTCGCATCAACGTTCACTCCAATCAGTCTTATCTCAGCTACTCTATTCGATTTCCTCATCTTACACACTCCATTATACCTCGGCAG TGTAATTGGATCAGTAGTGGCAGTAATGGGTCTCTACGTATTCTTGTGGGGTAAGAACAACGAAACGGATACATCAACTACATTGCCTCCTCAGATGGATAACGaacaaaatactaatatttcaaataataGTTCTAATGTTTAA